The Kocuria flava nucleotide sequence CGAGGAGGTCTGGGTCCAGCCGGCCTCCGGCGACTCCGGCACCGCCCTGGGCGCCGCCCTGCACCTGGCCCAGGAGGCCGGGGAGCTCGGCGCCCCGCAGCCCACCGCCGCCCTCGGGCGCAGCTGGTCCGACGACGAGCTGGCGCGGTGGCTGACCACCGCCCAGGTGCCCTTCACCACCCCCGAGGACCTCGCCGGGGAGGTCGCCGACGTCCTGGCCGACAACGGCGTGGTCGCCTGGTTCGACGGCCGCAGCGAGTTCGGCCCCCGGGCCCTGGGCCGCCGGTCCCTGATCGCCAACCCGATGCACGCCGAGAACCTCGAGCGGCTCAACGACGTCAAGGGCCGCGAGCAGTTCCGGCCCGTGGCCCCCATGGTCCTCGCCGAGCGCGCCGAGGAGATCTTCAGCGGCGGGCCGATGCCCAGCCCCTTCATGCTCTTCGTCCACGACGTCGCCCCCGAGTGGCGGGAGCGGATCCCCACCGTCACCCACGTGGACGGCACCGCCCGCATCCAGACCGTCACGGACGCGGACAACGCCGGGATCGCGGCCCTGCTGCGGGCCTTCGACGAGCGCACCGGCGTTCCCGTCGTCGTCAACACCTCCCTGAACACCGCCGGCCGGCCCATGGTCGACGACCCCCGCGACGCCCTCGAGCTCTTCGGCTCCGCCCCGGTCGCCGCCCTCGTGCTCGGCCCGCACCTCGTGCGCCGCGCCGCGTTCTTCCAGGAGGCCCGATGACCGCGGCCGCCGGCGGCACCCCCGCACCCGCCTCCTACGCCGTCGTCATCCCCTCGGTCGGCCGGCCCACGCTGCAGTGGCTGCTGGACACCCTCTCCGCCCAGGACGTCGACGCCGCCCACCCCGGCCCGCTGGAGGTCGTCGTCGTCGACGACCGGCCCGGGGACGTGGCACCGCTGACCCCGGCCGTCCCGGAGACCGTCGCCTGGAGCGTGCGCACCGTGCGCGGCCACGGCCGCGGGCCCGCCGCCGCCCGCAACCGCGGCTGGCGTGCCGCCCGCCGCTCGGGCGCCGAGTGGATCGCGTTCCTCGACGACGACGTCGAGCTGCCCGCCGGCTGGGCCCGGGCGCTCGCCGAGGACCTCGCCGCGTGCGGGCCCCGGGTCGGGGCGACCCAGGGCCGGATCGACGTCCCGCTGCCGGGCACCCGCCGGCCCACCGACTGGGAGCGCAACACCGCCTCCCTCGAGCGCGCCGACTGGGCCACCGCCGACATGGCCTACCGGGTCGCCACCCTCGAGGCGGTCGACGGCTTCGACGAGCGCTTCCCGCGCGCCTACCGGGAGGACGCCGACCTCGCCCTGCGCGTGCGCCGGGCCGGCTGGGAGCTCGTGCGCGGGCAGCGGCGGATCACCCACCCCGTGCGCCCGGCCGACGACCTCGTGTCCCTGCGCGTGCAGGCCGGCAACGCCGACGACGCCCTCATGCGCCGGCTGCACGGGCCGGACTGGCGCACCGCCGCCCAGGCGCCCCCCGGGGGCTTCCGGTGGCACGTCGCGACCGTCGCCGCCCTGGGCACGGCCGCCGCCGGGGCCGGCACCGCCCTCGCCGCCGCGGCCGCGGGCCGGCGGGGCGCGGTGCGCCCGGCCCTGACGGCCGCCGCGGCCGGCGCGGCCGCGTGGGGGTGGCTCACCGGCCGGTTCCTGCTGCTGCGCACCGCGCCCGGGCCCCGCCCCGGGGACGACGGGTTCCTGCCCGAGCTCTCCCGCATGGCGCGCACGAGCGCGGCGATCCCGCCGGCCGCCGTGCGCCACCGGGTGAGCGGCTGGTGGCGCCACCGCCGCACCGGGCCGTGGCCCGTGCCGGTGCGCGCGGTGCTCTTCGACCGGGACGGCACGCTCGTCCACGACGTGCCCTACAACGGCGACCCGGAGCTCGTGGCGCTCGTGCCCGGGGCCCGGGAGGCCGTGGCCGCCGCCCGCGCCGCCGGGTGCCGGGTCGGGGTGGTCTCCAACCAGTCCGGGATCGGCCGGGGGCTGCTCACCCGCGCCCAGGTCGACGCCGTCAACGCCCGCGTCGCCGAGCTGCTGGGCCCCTTCGACACCTGGCAGGTCTGCCCCCACGCCCCGGAGGACCGGTGCGCGTGCCGCAAGCCGGCCCCCGGCATGGTCCGCGCCGCCGCCGCCGAGCTGGGCGTGGACCCCGCCGAGTGCGTGCTGATCGGCGACATCGGCGCCGACGTCGAGGCGGCCCGGGCCGCCGGCGCCCGCTCCGTGCTGGTGCCCACCCCGGTCACCCGCCCCGAGGAGGTCGCCGCCGCCCCCGAGGTCGCCGCGACCCTGACCGAGGCCGTGGCCGCCGCCCTGGGCGGGCCCGCCCCCGGTGCCCACGGCGCGGCCGCGCCGGGCCTCGAGGTCCCCGCCCCGGCGGGCCGGGGCTGAGCGTGGGCCGCATCCTCGCCGTCCGCCTCGACTCGGACGGGGACGTCCTGCTGACCGGCCCCGCCGTGCGGGCCCTGGCCCGCCTCGGCCCGGTGGACCTGCTGGCCTCCCCGGCCGGGGCCGCCGCGGCCCGGCTGCTGCCGGACGTGGCCGAGGTGCTGGTCCACGCCGCGCCGTGGTCCGGGTTCCGCCCGCCGGCCGTGGACCGGGAGGCCACCCTCGCGCTCGTCGAGGAGCTCGCCGGGCGCGGCTACGACCTCGCCGTGGTGTTCACCTCCTACCACCAGTCCCCGCTGCCGATGGCCCTGCTCGCCCGCCTGGCCGGCATCGGCCGGGTCGTGGGCACGAGCGAGGACTACCCCGGGTCGCTGCTCGACGTCCGCCACCGCCGGGCCGACCCGCCCGGCGGCGGCCACGAGGTGGAGGCCGCCGTGGAGCTGGCCGTCGCCGCCGGCGCTCCCGCGCCGGCCGGGGCCGGGCTGCGCCTGGCCGTGCGCCGCCCGCTGCCGGACCCGCCGGCCGAGGTCGCCGCCCTGGACGGGGACTTCGTGGTCCTGCACCCGGGGGCCTCCGTGCCCTCGCGCGGGCTGACCCCCGGCCACGCCGGGTCCCTGGCGGCGGGACTGGCCGCCGCCGGCCACGCCGTCGTCGTCACCGGCGGGCCGGGGGAGAGGGAGCTCGCCGCCGCCACCGCGGCCGCCGCCCGCGCCGCCGTCCCCGGCGCGACCGTGCTCGACCTCGCCGGGCGCACCGACCTGCCCGGCCTGGCCGCGGTGCTGGACGCCGCCCGGTGCACCGTCGTCGGCAACACCGGCCCCGCCCACCTGGCCGCGGCCGTGGGCACCCCGGTCGTCTCCCTCTTCTCCCCGGTGGTCCCGCCCGAGCGGTGGGCGCCCTGGGGCGTGCCCGTGGTCCTGCTCGGGGACCAGCAGGCCCCCTGCCGGGACTCCCGCGCCCGGGACTGCCCGGTCCCCGGCCACCCCTGCCTGTCCGGGGTCGGCCCCGACGCCGTGGTCGGAGCCGTCGAGCGGCTGGCCGGGGACCCCGCCCCCGACCCCGAAGGAGGACGCGCGTGCGCATCCTGATCTGGCACGTCCACGGCTCCTGGACCACCTCGTTCGTCCACGGGCCCCACGACTACCTCCTGCCCGTGCTCCCGGACCGCGGCCCCGACGGCCGCGGCCGCGCGCAGACCTGGGACTGGCCCGCCGCCGCCCGCGAGCTGACCCCCGAGCAGCTGGCCGGCGAGGACTTCGACGCGGTCGTGCTCCAGCGCCCGCACGAGGCCGGGCTGCTCGAGCGCTGGACCGGTCGCCGCCCCGGCCGCGACGTGCCGGCCGTCTACGTCGAGCACGACACCCCCCGCGGGCCGGCCGCGACCACCCGCCACCCCATGGCCGGGCGCACGGACGTGCCCGTCGTGCACGTCACCCACTTCAACCGCATGATGTGGGACAACGGCGAGGCCCCCACCGAGGTCGTCGAGCACGGCGTGCTCGACCCCGGCCACCTCTACACGGGGGAGCGCGGGAGCCTCGCCGTGGTCGTCAACGAGCCCGTGCGCCGGTCCCGGATCGCCGGCACCGACCTCGTCGTCGACCTGGGCCGGCAGCTGCCGGTCGAGGTCTACGGCATGGGCATGGCCGAGCTCGCGGCCGCCGCCCCGCACCTGGCCGGGGGCCTGCACGAGAACTACCCCCAGCACCGGCTGCACGCGGCCCTGGGCGCCCACCGGGCCTACTTCCACCCCTACCGGTGGACGAGCCTGGGCCTGGCGCTGCTCGAGGCCATGACCCTGGGGATGCCGGTGCTCGGGCTCGTCACGACCGAGGCCCCCCGGGCGGTCCCGCCGGAGGCGGGGCTGCTCTCCAACGACCCCCGGGCCCTCGCCGCGCAGGCGCGGGCCTGGCTGGCCGATCCCGACGCGGCGGCCGCCGCGGGCAGCGCCGCCCGCGAGCACGCCCTGGCACACTACGGTACGGACCGCTTCCACGCGGACTGGGACCGCATCCTGGAGAAGGTGACAGCATGAGAATCGCAATGGTCTCCGAGCACGCCAGCCCCCTGGCCGCGCTCGGCGGGGTCGACGCCGGGGGGCAGAACGTCTACGTCGCCGCCCTGGCCGAGGGCCTGGCCCGCCGCGGTCACGACGTCAGCGTCTACACCCGCCGCGACGACCCGGCCCTGCCCGAGGTCGTCGAGCAGGCCCCCGGCGTGCGCGTCGTGCACGTGCCCGCCGGGCCCGCCGGGCCGCTGCCCAAGGACGAGCTCGCCCCCTACATGGACGAGTTCGGCCGCTGGCTCGCCCGCGACTGGGCCCGCACCGGCGCCCCCGACCTCGTCCACGCCCACTTCTGGATGTCCGGGCTGGCCGCCCGCCGGGCCGCCGAGGCCCACCGGATCCCCGTGGTGCAGACCTTCCACGCGCTCGGGGCCGTCAAGCGCCGCCACCAGGGCGCCGCCGACACCAGCCCCGCCGGGCGCCTCGCCGCCGAGCACGGGCTGATCACCGGCGCCGACCTCGTCCTGGCCACGTGCCGCGACGAGCGCGCCGAGCTGCTCGCCCTCGGCGGGGACCCCTCCCGCATCGACGTCGTCCCCTGCGGGGTCGACCTCGGGGCCTTCGCCCCCGCCCCGCCGCGCCCGGCCGGGGCCCGCCGGCGGATCCTGGCCCTGGGCCGGCTGGTCGAGCGCAAGGGCGTCGACGTCGCCGTGCGCGCGCTCGCCGAGCTGCCCGGCGCCGAGCTCGTGGTCGCCGGCGGACCCGAGCGCGCCGAGCTCGACCGGGACCCCGAGGCGCTGCGCCTGCGCGCCCTGGCCCGGGAGCTCGGGGTGGCCGACCGGGTGGAGCTGCTCGGCCGGGTGGACCACCGGGACACCGCCGAGCTGCTGGCCGGGGCCGACGTGGTCGCCTGCCTGCCCTGGTACGAGCCCTTCGGGATGGTCCCGCTCGAGGCCATGGCCTGCGCCCGGCCCGTGGTCGGCTCCGCGGTCGGCGGGCTGCTGGACAGCGTCGAGGACGGGGTCACGGGCCTGCTCGTGCCGCCGCGCGACCCCGCCGGGGCCGCGACCGCCCTGCGCGCCCTGCTCGAGGACCCGCAGCGGGCGGCCCGCATGGGCCGGGCCGGCCGCGAGCGCGTCGAGCGGTGCTTCGGCTGGGGGCGGGTCGCCGAGCAGACCGAGCGCTCCTACGAGCGGGTGCTCGAGCGCCACCGCCGGGAGCACCCGCCGCTGCGCGAGCGCACCGAGGCGTGGCTGGGTGCCCACCTCGACGAGCTCGCCGTGGCCGCCCGCGACGCCGCCCAGCACGCCGGCACGGTCGACCGGTGGGGCGCCCGCCTGGCCGGGCTGCTCGGCGCTGGCGGGCGCGTCCTGGCCGCCGGCAACGGCGGCTCCGCCGCCGAGGCCCAGCACTTCACCGCCGAGCTCGTGGGCCGCTTCGTCGAGGAGCGCCGGGCCCTGGCCGCCGTGTGCCTGTCCGCCGAGACCTCGAGCCTGACCGCGATCGTCAACGACTACGGCGCCGAGGAGCTCTTCGCCCGCCAGGTCGCCGCCCACGGCCGGCCCGGGGACGTGCTCGTGCTGCTGTCCACCTCCGGGCGCAGCCCCAACGTGCTCGCCGCCGCCGAGCGGGCCCGCGAGCACGGCCTGACCGTCTGGGCCCTCACCGGTCCGGGCCCCAACCCGCTGGCCGAGCTCGCCGACGAGGCGCTGACCGTGGCCGCCCCGTCCACCTCGGTGATCCAGGAGGTCCACCTGATGCTGCTGCACGCCGTGTGCGCCGCCGTCGACGCCCGGCTGGTCCCACCCGCCCCGGCCCCCGAGGAGCAGGAGGCCCCCGCACCGCGGACGGCCCTGCGGGCGGGGGTGGCATGAGCGCCGCCCGCATCGTCGTGGTCGGCGACGCCCTGCTCGACCGGGACGTCACCGGCACCTCCACCCGCCTGAGCCCCGACGCGCCCGTGCCCGTCGTGGACGCCGACGCCGTCTTCGCCAGCCCCGGCGGGGCCGGGCTCGCGGCCCTGCTGTGCGCCGAGCCCCCGGCCGTGGGCTCCGTGCCCGCCCGGGCGCAGGTGACCCTGCTCGCCCCCGTCGCCGCGGACGCCGCCGGGGCCGAGCTGGCCGCCGCCCTCGGCGAGGTCGCCCTCGAGCGGCTGGGCCACGAGGGCGGGACCCGCACCAAGACCCGCATCCGCAGCTCCGGCCAGACCCTCGTGCGCGTGGACGAGGGCGGGCCGGGCACCCCCGTGGGCGTCACCGCCGAGGCCGTCGCCCGCGTCCTGGCCGGCGCCGACGCCGTGCTCGTCTCCGACTACGGGGGCGGGGTCACCCGGGACCCGGCCGTGCGCCGGGCGCTGACCGACCACGCCCGCACCGGCACGGTCGTGTGGGACCCGCACCCGCGCGGCGGCGAGCCCGTGCCCGGGTGCGCGCTCGTGACCCCCAACGCCGCCGAGGCCGCGGCCGCCGCCGAGCGCCCCGGCGCCGGCCCGCGCGAGCTCGCGCCCGTGCTGCGCGAGCGCTGGGCGGCCCGCGCGGTCGCCGTCACGGCCGGTCCCCGGGGCGCCGTGCTGGCCACCGCCGCCGGCACCGAGCACGTCCCCGCCGCCCCCGTGCGCGACACGGACCCGTGCGGGGCGGGGGACCGCTTCGCCTCGGCCGCGGCCCTGGCCCTGGGCGGGGGCGCCGACGTCACCGCGGCGGTCTCGACCGCGGTGGAGGCCGCCGGTCAGTGGGTCGCCGACGGCGGGGCCGCGACCTTCCGCACCCGCCGTGCGGCCGGCACCGGCGCGGCGCCGGAGCTGCCCCCCGGCGCCGCGGCGCTGCCGCGGGAGGTCCAGGACCTGCTCGTGGAGGTCCGCGGCCGCGGCGGGACGGTGGTGGCCACCGGCGGGTGCTTCGACGTGCTCCACGCCGGGCACATCGCCTCCCTCGACGCCGCCCGGCGCCTGGGCGACGCCCTCGTGGTCCTGCTGAACTCCGACCGGTCCGTGCGCCGGCTCAAGGGGCCCGGACGCCCCGTGGTCGGCCAGGAGGACCGCGCGCGCGTGCTCGCGGCCCTGCGCAGCGTCGACGCCGTGGTCGTCTTCGACGAGGACGACCCCCGCGCCGCCCTCAACGTCCTGCGCCCCGACGTGTGGGTCAAGGGCGGGGACTACACCCCCGAGCAGCTGCCCGAGGCCGCCGACGTCCGGGGCTGGGGCGGGCAGGTCAGCGTCCTGCCCTACCTCTCCGGGCGCTCGACGACCGCGATCCTGCAGCGGGCCGGCCGTGAGGGCTGAGCCCGACGGCATCGGGCCCGGCGACGTCCTGGTCCTGCGCGCCCTCGGCCTCGGCGACGCCCTCACCGGGGTGGCCCCGCTGCGCGGGGTGCGCCGGATGCTGCCCGGCCACCGGCTCGTGCTCGCCGCCCCGGAGGCGATCGGGACGTGGCTGGCCGGGCTCGGCGTGGTCGACGCCGTCCTGCCCACGACCGGGCTCGAACCCCTGCCGCCGCTGCCCGGCGGGCACGTGGCCGTCAACCTCCACGGGCGCGGGCCCCGCAGCCACGAGCTGCTGCGGGCCGGGAACCCCCGGCGCCTCGTCGCCTTCGCCGCGGACGGCCACGACGGGCCCGCCTGGCGCGCCGACGAGCACGAGGTGCACCGGTGGTGCCGGCTGGTCGGCGCCGCCGGGGGCCCGTGCGGCCCGGAGGACCTCCGGCTGCGCGCCCCCGTCCCGGCGCCCGCGCACGCGCCCGTGGTGATCCACCCCGGGGCGGCCTCGGCCGCCCGCCGCTGGCCGGCCCGGCGCTGGCGCCGCGTCGCCGCGGAGCTCACCGCCGGGGGCCGCACCGTGGTGGTCACCGGCTCCGCCGCCGAGGCCCCCCTGGCCGCGGCCGTCGCCGAGGGCCTGGCCGGGGTCCAGGACCGCTGCGGGGACCTGTCCCTCGAGCAGCTGACCGCCACGGTCGGATCGGCCGCCGCGGTGCTCAGCGCCGACACCGGCGTGGCGCACCTGGCCACCGCCCTGGCGGTGCCCTCCGTGGTCCTGTTCGGCCCGACCCCGCCCGCCTGGTGGGGCCCGGCGGTGGACCCCGGCCTGCACACCGTGCTGTGGCACGGCGACCCGCACGCCGGGGCCTGGGGCGACCCGCACGCGGACGTGCTCGACGAGCGCCTCGCCGCGGTGACCGCCGACGAGGTGCTCGCCGCCGTCCGCGCCCTGCTCGAGCGCACCGGTCCGGACCGCCCCGGCCCGGAACCGCCCCGTCCCCGTGGGCCCGGCCGCCGCCCGGCCCTGACCGGCCCGGTCCCGCGCCCGGCACACCCCGACTGAGCCGCCCCCCGCACGTCCCGCATCCCGTCCCACCGACCCGAGGAGCCCCGTGAGCACCACCGACGCCCCGATCCCCGCCCGCACCGTCCGCCGGGCCGTCGTCACCGGCGGCGCCGGCTTCCTGGGCAGCCACCTGTGCACCGAGCTGCGCCGGCGCGAGGTGGAGGTCGTGTGCCTGGACAACTTCCTCACCGGCTCGGCCGCCAACATCGAGCACCTGGTGGGCGACCCCGGCTTCCGGCTCGTCCAGTGCGACATGACCGACTACGTGCACGTGCCCGGGGACGTGGACCTCGTGCTGCACTTCGCCTCCCCGGCCTCGCCGATCGACTACCTCAAGCTGCCCATCCACACCCTCAAGGTCGGCTCGATCGGCACCAACCACGCCCTGGGCCTGGCCAAGGACAAGGGCGCCCGGTTCGTGCTGGCCTCGACCTCCGAGGTCTACGGCGACCCGCAGGTCCACCCCCAGCCGGAGAGCTACTGGGGCCACGTCAACCCGGTGGGCCCGCGCGGGGTCTACGACGAGGCCAAGCGCTACGCCGAGGCGCTCACGGTCGCCTACCGGGCCGAGCACGGGGTGGACACCGCGATCGTGCGGATCTTCAACACCTTCGGGCCGCGCATGCGGCCCTTCGACGGGCGGGCGATCCCGACCTTCATCCGCCAGGCGCTGGCGGGGGAGCCGCTGACGGTGGCCGGGGACGGCTCTCAGACCCGGTCCGTGTGCTACGTCTCCGACCTCGTGCGCGGGATCCTGGCGCTGGCCGACAGCGGGCACAGCGGGCCCATGAACATCGGCAACCCGCACGAGCTGTCCGTGCTGCGCATCGCCGAGGACGTGCTCGCCGCGACCGGCTCGGCCTCGTCCCTCGAGTTCGTCGGCCGCCCGGTCGACGACCCGCAGGTCCGCCGCCCGGACACGACGCTGGCCGCCGAGGTCCTGGGTTGGGCCCCGGAGGTCGCCTGGGAGGAGGGGCTGCGGCGCACCGTCGAGTGGTTCCGCACCGCCCTCGAGGCCAGCGCCGCACCCGCCGCGCACCGCGCCGGCTGACCCGCCCCGCGCCCCGGCGGGACCCGGTGCCGGTCAGTCCAGCGTCGGCACGGAGAGGTAGGCGGTGCGGGCGGCGCCGACCACGCCGGCGGCCGCCCGCAGCGCCGCCGGGACCACCGGGGTGGACAGCCGCAGCAGCGGCAGGAACCGCTCGTGCTGCTCGGACAGCGTCCCGCCCACGACGATCAGGTCGGGGGAGGCGACGAACTCCAGGTGGGCGAGGTAGCGCTGCAGCCGCTGCGCGTAGGCGGGCCAGTCCAGGCCCTCGCGCTCCTTCGCCTCCGCCGAGGCGAGCTGCTCGGCCGGGACCCCGCCCACCTCGAGGTGGCCCAGCTCCAGGTTGGGCACGAGCCGCCCGTCGACGATCATCGCCGAGCCGATGCCGGTGCCCAGGGTCACCAGCAGCACCGTCCCGACCACCGGCCGCCCGTCCGGGTCCCGGCCGGCGCCGTGGTGGGCCTCGGCGATCCCCGCGGCGTCGGCGTCGTTGATCACGTGCACCGGCCGGCCCACCCGCTCGGCCAGGAACCGGTCGGCGGCCAGCCCGACCCACCCCGGGTCGATGTGCGCGGCCGAGCGCGTGGTGCCCTGCCGCACGATCGCCGGCAGGGCCACGCCCACGCTGGCCTCCTCGTCCGGGGCGTGCGGGCCGGCGGCCAGCTCGGCCACCGCCTCGGCCACCACGGCCGCGACCGCCTCCGGGGTCGCGGGCACCGGCGCCGGCACCCGCCGCACCGGGGTCAGCAGCGAGCCCGGGACCGGGTCGACCACCGCGGCGGCCACCTCCGCCCCGCCCACGTCCACGCCGATGTGGAGCCGGTGCAGCGTGGACCAGCCGCTGATGGAATCCCGGCGCCGGCCGTAGCGTGCCATCGTCGTCCTCCTGGTGCAGTCGTTCGTGGTCCGTCCCGTCGGGGTCGGGTTCGTGGGGTGCGGTGCGGGACGCGCGGGTCCGCGCCGCGGGGGGCGGGCCCGCCGTGCGCGGGCGCGGTCCTCAGCTGACGTAGCGCCGGGCTGCGCTGGTGCGCTGGGAGTCCTCGAGGGCGAGGAAGCGGCGCTCGACCCGCTCGGGCAGGGGGCGCCGCTCCCGCAGCACCCACGGCGCCCCGCGCACGGCGTCGAGGACCGCCAGCGCGGTCACCCGGTCGCGCGGGGCCCCGGCCAGCACGTCGCGGCTGCGGCGCAGCGCCGCCCGCAGGGGCCGGCGCAGCCAGATGAACCACAGCGTGTTGCGCAGCCCGTGCCGGCGGCGCAGGTGCGGGTCGCGCACGGTCGAGGCCTGGTGGTGGACGACCACCTCGGGCAGGTGCACGAGCTCCCACCCGGCGGTGGCGAGGTCGGCCGCCAGCAGCTCCTCCTCGCCGCCCAGCCACAGCCGCTCGCTGAAGCCGCCGACCTCCCGGAAGGCCTCCGCGCGCACCACGGAGGCGCCCGCGAGGAAGCTGCCCAGGGCCGGTCCCGGCAGCCAGTCGGGGCCCTCCACGGGGGAGTGCAGCAACTCGGCGTTGATCGCGTCCTCCCGGCCCCCCGGCTCCACGAGGATCCGGCCCGTGACCACCCCCAGGCGGGGGTGGGCCTCGAGCGCGTCGGCGGCCCGGCGCAGCGACCCGGGCTCCCACCACGTGTCGTCGTCGCAGAAGGCGACGTAGGGCGTGTCCACCCGCTCCATCGCGACGTTGCGCCCGACCGCCCCGAGGTTCACGGGGCTGGCCACGAGCTGCGCCCACGGGTGCTGCGCGCGGATCGCCTCGGCCGTGCCGTCGGCGGAGCCGTTGTCCACGACCACCACGTGCGGGGCCTCGGGCAGCTCCCGCAGCCGCGCCAGCGCCAGCAGCGCCTCCTCGCGGCGGTTGTGGGTGATCATCACGACGGCCACCCGGTCGTCGGGGCGTGCGGCGGGATCGGTCACGGGCTCTCCTCGAGGTCGGCGGTGCGGGGTGCGGGGGCGTCCTGCCCATGCAGCCGGGCCAGGGCGGCCTCGGTCGTGGGCGAGACCCGGCGGCGGGCGCGCAGGGCGGCGGGCACGCGCGGCAGCGCGGAGACCAGCCCGCGCCGCCCGCGCGAGCCGGCCCGCAGGGCGCCGGCGGCCTCGCGGGCCACGGCCCGCCACGGGCGGCGCATCAGGGCGGTGAGCAGCCGGCTGCGCACGAGCTCGGCCTGGCGCCGGTCGCCGCTCTCGCGCCGGGGGGAGGGGTGGTGGTGGGCGCGGACCTCGGGGACGTAGGCCAGCCGCCAGCCCGCGTCGAAGAGGTCGAGGGCCACCCGCTCCTCCTCCCCGGGGAAGCGCACGACGTCGTCGAAGCCGCCCACGGCCAGGAACGCCGAGCGGCGCACGATCGCCCCGCAGCCCACGAAGCCCAGCAGGGCCGGGCCGGGGCACCCGGCCGGGATGCCCAGCGGGGAGGCGGCGAGCACGGCGTTGAGCGGGTCGGGGCGCTCCTGCGGGCCCACGGCGATCGAGCCGGCGATCAGGCCCACCCGAGGGTGGGCGTCGAGCACCGCGGCGGCGCGGGCCAGGGCGCCGGGGGCCCACCACGAGTCGTCGTCGGCGAAGGCCACGTACGGGGTGCGGGCCGCGCGGACCCCGACGGTGCGGGCCACGGCCCCCGCGTTGCGCGGCAGCGCCACGACCTGCACGTCCGGGCGGGCGGCACGCACGGCCTCGGCCGTGCCGTCCTCCGAGGCGTTGTCGACGACGACGACGGGGCCCTCGTGGTGGTGCAGGTGGGCGAGCAGCTCCTCGCGGCGGTTGCGGGTGGCCACGACCACGGTCACCCGCGCGGCGCCCTCGTGCGCGGGGCTCAT carries:
- the ppgK gene encoding polyphosphate--glucose phosphotransferase, with protein sequence MARYGRRRDSISGWSTLHRLHIGVDVGGAEVAAAVVDPVPGSLLTPVRRVPAPVPATPEAVAAVVAEAVAELAAGPHAPDEEASVGVALPAIVRQGTTRSAAHIDPGWVGLAADRFLAERVGRPVHVINDADAAGIAEAHHGAGRDPDGRPVVGTVLLVTLGTGIGSAMIVDGRLVPNLELGHLEVGGVPAEQLASAEAKEREGLDWPAYAQRLQRYLAHLEFVASPDLIVVGGTLSEQHERFLPLLRLSTPVVPAALRAAAGVVGAARTAYLSVPTLD
- a CDS encoding glycosyltransferase family 2 protein; translation: MTDPAARPDDRVAVVMITHNRREEALLALARLRELPEAPHVVVVDNGSADGTAEAIRAQHPWAQLVASPVNLGAVGRNVAMERVDTPYVAFCDDDTWWEPGSLRRAADALEAHPRLGVVTGRILVEPGGREDAINAELLHSPVEGPDWLPGPALGSFLAGASVVRAEAFREVGGFSERLWLGGEEELLAADLATAGWELVHLPEVVVHHQASTVRDPHLRRRHGLRNTLWFIWLRRPLRAALRRSRDVLAGAPRDRVTALAVLDAVRGAPWVLRERRPLPERVERRFLALEDSQRTSAARRYVS
- a CDS encoding glycosyltransferase family 2 protein — encoded protein: MSPAHEGAARVTVVVATRNRREELLAHLHHHEGPVVVVDNASEDGTAEAVRAARPDVQVVALPRNAGAVARTVGVRAARTPYVAFADDDSWWAPGALARAAAVLDAHPRVGLIAGSIAVGPQERPDPLNAVLAASPLGIPAGCPGPALLGFVGCGAIVRRSAFLAVGGFDDVVRFPGEEERVALDLFDAGWRLAYVPEVRAHHHPSPRRESGDRRQAELVRSRLLTALMRRPWRAVAREAAGALRAGSRGRRGLVSALPRVPAALRARRRVSPTTEAALARLHGQDAPAPRTADLEESP